A genomic stretch from Acidimicrobiales bacterium includes:
- a CDS encoding patatin-like phospholipase family protein encodes MFSIGLVLSAGGPLGDPWHAGVLGRLEETTGWDSRTADLVIGTSAGSITALTLRAGVAAVDRKLHMTGGPVSPEAAEIYARIVTPYDAPEVDRDWRPASPKMALRAVWPPWKLDPVRLAMANLPRGNHSGEPLEKRMNELLPDGWPEQPTWIVAVRMFDGRRVVFGRDDVRGTVGQAVRSSSAVPGYYTPGRVGDREYIDGGVHSSTNLDLAAMLGFDLVIVSSAMTAAEGSRNWVTDPTRAWFSGKLDDEVAEVRARGTAVAVIEPDRDTIGALDKHADNARANAAEAGAAAVDRVLARPEGAGLVELIGRAASD; translated from the coding sequence ATGTTCTCGATCGGACTCGTGCTCAGCGCCGGCGGACCGCTCGGCGACCCCTGGCATGCCGGGGTCCTCGGGCGGCTCGAGGAGACCACCGGTTGGGACTCCCGGACCGCCGATCTCGTGATCGGCACGTCGGCCGGCTCGATCACCGCGCTGACCCTGCGTGCCGGGGTGGCTGCCGTCGACCGCAAGCTCCACATGACCGGTGGGCCGGTCAGCCCTGAAGCAGCGGAGATCTACGCCCGCATCGTCACGCCCTACGACGCGCCGGAGGTCGACCGCGACTGGCGGCCGGCCTCACCGAAGATGGCCCTGCGGGCAGTGTGGCCGCCATGGAAGCTCGATCCGGTGCGACTGGCGATGGCGAACCTCCCACGGGGAAATCATTCCGGAGAGCCACTCGAGAAGCGGATGAACGAGCTCCTCCCCGACGGCTGGCCGGAGCAGCCGACCTGGATCGTCGCCGTGCGCATGTTCGACGGTCGACGGGTCGTCTTCGGTCGCGACGACGTGCGGGGCACCGTCGGGCAGGCGGTGCGCTCGTCGTCGGCCGTTCCCGGCTACTACACGCCCGGCCGGGTCGGCGACCGTGAATACATCGACGGTGGCGTGCACTCGTCGACCAATCTCGACCTGGCGGCGATGCTCGGGTTCGATCTGGTGATCGTGTCGTCTGCCATGACCGCCGCCGAGGGCAGCCGCAACTGGGTCACCGATCCGACACGCGCCTGGTTCAGCGGCAAGCTCGACGACGAGGTGGCCGAAGTCCGCGCCCGCGGCACCGCGGTGGCCGTGATCGAGCCCGATCGCGACACGATCGGTGCCCTCGACAAGCACGCCGACAACGCCCGCGCCAACGCGGCCGAAGCCGGCGCCGCCGCCGTCGACCGGGTGCTGGCGCGCCCCGAAGGCGCCGGTCTCGTCGAGTTGATCGGGCGAGCCGCGAGCGACTGA
- the hemE gene encoding uroporphyrinogen decarboxylase, producing MSAGRFDDHPFIRACRGLPHDRVPVWFMRQAGRSLPEYRAIRGEGTILDAIADADLSTEITLQPVRRYGVDAAILYSDIVVPAHAVGFGLTVTPGVGPEVEHPFRSATDLDRLRPLDPEADTPYVLETVRQLVAELDVPLIGFAGAPFTVASYLIEGRPSRDYVNTKSLMFNDESLWHSLMDRLADMAIASLRSQIDSGASAIQLFDSWAGALSPPQYERYVLPHSSKVLAGVADTGVPRIHFGVATGELLELIRDAGADVVGVDWRVPLDRARARLGDGVALQGNLDPTMVLAGVEPAVEGTRDVLARNAGHPGHVFNLGHGVMPAVDPDVLSEVVRIVHTEGRVNPS from the coding sequence ATGTCCGCCGGCCGATTCGACGATCACCCCTTCATCCGAGCATGCCGCGGCCTCCCCCACGACCGCGTGCCGGTGTGGTTCATGCGCCAGGCCGGACGTTCACTCCCGGAGTACCGCGCCATCCGGGGCGAGGGCACGATCCTCGATGCCATCGCCGACGCCGACCTCTCGACCGAGATCACGCTGCAACCGGTGCGCCGCTACGGCGTCGACGCGGCGATCCTCTACTCCGACATCGTCGTCCCGGCCCACGCCGTCGGGTTCGGGCTGACCGTCACGCCCGGGGTCGGCCCCGAGGTCGAGCATCCCTTTCGATCAGCCACCGACCTCGACCGCCTGCGGCCGCTCGATCCCGAAGCCGACACGCCCTACGTGCTCGAGACGGTCCGCCAGCTCGTGGCCGAGCTCGACGTTCCCCTGATCGGTTTCGCCGGCGCGCCGTTCACGGTGGCGTCGTACCTGATCGAGGGTCGACCCTCCCGCGACTATGTCAACACCAAGAGCCTGATGTTCAACGACGAGTCGTTGTGGCACTCGCTCATGGACCGGCTCGCCGACATGGCGATCGCCTCACTGCGCTCCCAGATCGACAGTGGTGCGTCGGCGATCCAGCTGTTCGACTCGTGGGCCGGCGCGCTGTCGCCGCCCCAGTACGAGCGCTACGTGCTCCCACACTCGTCCAAGGTGTTGGCCGGCGTGGCCGACACCGGCGTGCCCCGCATCCACTTCGGAGTGGCCACCGGCGAACTGTTGGAGCTGATCCGCGACGCGGGCGCCGACGTGGTCGGCGTCGACTGGCGGGTTCCGCTCGATCGGGCTCGTGCCCGCCTCGGCGACGGCGTCGCCCTCCAGGGCAACCTCGATCCGACCATGGTGCTCGCCGGGGTGGAACCGGCCGTCGAGGGCACCCGCGACGTGCTCGCCCGCAACGCCGGCCATCCCGGCCATGTGTTCAACCTCGGCCACGGCGTGATGCCTGCGGTCGACCCCGACGTCTTGAGCGAGGTCGTCCGGATCGTCCACACCGAGGGTCGCGTCAACCCGTCGTGA
- the hemG gene encoding protoporphyrinogen oxidase, translating to MSELVVVVGGGITGLAAGHELHRQGREFVVLDAAGRVGGKIAAGPVEGSGLAFDVDMAADGFLAREPEMTELCIELGLESHLTSPRPGGAFMWVDGALRRIPPSVLGAPLDPDAVADSGIVSSAGVDALRAGLIADLPALQGDATVGAVLRPRVGDEVFDRLVDPLIGGINAGTADEMSIRAGARALADAAATGGPFGQALRDHVAATVSGGPVFHGIRGGSQRIIDALADELGDAIRTGAEVFDLERDGDAWIVRTDDETLRAGRVVVTTPGWVSAGLVAPHAPEAAAVLAGLAYADAVLVTFVAHRDQIAHDLDGAGFLVPRDQGLLMTACSVSSYKWEHYDDGEHVILRVSAGRTDDGRWLEMSTEAVVDRLLDELRLTVGLTGDAVARVSEWRRCLPQYRPGHLERCDQIDEWLRRDAPGVTVAGASMRGLGLPACVRQGRAAVATAD from the coding sequence GTGAGCGAACTCGTCGTCGTCGTGGGCGGTGGCATCACCGGCCTCGCCGCGGGCCACGAGCTCCACCGCCAGGGCCGGGAGTTCGTCGTGTTGGATGCCGCCGGACGAGTCGGAGGGAAGATCGCCGCCGGCCCGGTCGAAGGATCGGGTCTGGCGTTCGACGTCGACATGGCGGCCGACGGATTCCTCGCCCGGGAGCCAGAGATGACGGAGCTCTGCATCGAACTCGGGCTCGAATCTCACCTCACCTCACCGCGGCCGGGCGGCGCGTTCATGTGGGTCGACGGCGCGCTGCGACGGATTCCGCCGAGCGTGCTCGGCGCGCCGCTCGATCCCGATGCGGTGGCCGACAGCGGCATCGTCTCGTCGGCCGGCGTCGACGCGCTGCGCGCCGGTCTCATCGCCGACCTCCCCGCCCTGCAGGGCGACGCCACCGTGGGCGCCGTGCTGCGACCTCGGGTCGGCGACGAGGTCTTCGACCGGCTCGTCGATCCGCTCATCGGCGGCATCAACGCGGGTACCGCCGACGAGATGTCGATCCGCGCCGGTGCCAGGGCACTCGCCGACGCGGCTGCGACGGGCGGGCCGTTCGGCCAGGCCCTGCGCGACCATGTCGCCGCGACCGTCAGCGGTGGTCCGGTCTTCCATGGCATCAGGGGCGGCAGCCAGCGCATCATCGACGCGCTGGCCGACGAACTGGGCGACGCCATCCGCACCGGTGCAGAGGTGTTCGACCTCGAGCGCGACGGCGATGCATGGATCGTGCGGACCGACGACGAGACACTGCGGGCCGGCCGCGTCGTCGTCACCACACCGGGTTGGGTGAGCGCGGGTCTCGTCGCCCCGCACGCTCCCGAAGCCGCGGCGGTGCTCGCGGGACTCGCCTACGCCGATGCCGTCCTCGTCACCTTCGTGGCCCACCGCGACCAGATCGCCCACGACCTCGACGGGGCCGGCTTCCTGGTCCCCCGCGACCAGGGGCTGCTGATGACGGCCTGTTCGGTGTCGTCCTACAAGTGGGAGCACTACGACGACGGCGAACACGTGATCCTGCGCGTCTCGGCCGGCCGCACCGACGACGGTCGCTGGCTCGAGATGTCGACCGAGGCCGTCGTCGACCGGCTGCTCGACGAGCTCCGCCTCACGGTCGGGCTGACCGGCGATGCCGTCGCCCGGGTCAGCGAGTGGCGCCGCTGTCTCCCGCAGTACCGGCCCGGCCACCTCGAACGCTGCGATCAGATCGACGAATGGCTCCGCCGCGACGCGCCGGGTGTCACGGTGGCCGGGGCATCGATGCGCGGGCTCGGGCTGCCTGCCTGCGTGCGCCAGGGACGTGCCGCGGTCGCGACCGCCGACTGA
- a CDS encoding transglycosylase family protein gives MRRTIRLLAFALAALFATTACTPEGLALYLDTTEEVRDVLSNEELSRLRTCESTDNYEAVSRSGLYRGAYQFDQTTWDDVAGRFFPWLAGVDPVDAEPWWQDAMARALWSERGRQPWPICGHKV, from the coding sequence ATGCGTCGAACGATCCGATTGCTCGCGTTCGCACTGGCCGCGTTGTTCGCGACCACCGCGTGCACCCCCGAGGGCCTCGCCCTCTACCTCGACACCACCGAGGAAGTCCGCGACGTCCTGTCCAACGAGGAACTGAGCCGGCTTCGGACCTGCGAATCGACCGACAACTACGAAGCCGTCTCACGCAGTGGGCTCTATCGCGGCGCGTACCAGTTCGATCAGACCACCTGGGACGACGTCGCCGGCCGCTTCTTCCCGTGGCTGGCCGGCGTCGATCCCGTCGATGCCGAACCGTGGTGGCAAGACGCCATGGCGCGCGCACTCTGGTCCGAGCGCGGCCGGCAGCCCTGGCCGATCTGTGGCCACAAGGTCTGA
- a CDS encoding adenylate/guanylate cyclase domain-containing protein, producing MTPSDFHSSDLPPTANALAISTDATGELLVPLLAADTGPARDWAEAAEADQVARPEDLAEGDTHLNVMRTFCFADLSGFTAYTREHGPHAAVRQLGEFRRVTRNVAAKRGVRVAKWLGDGVMVVGTEPAPTIALGAHLVHHFSDSAIRVRVGLATGIALLFEGDDYIGEPVNLAAKLCSAASPGEVLAVTDPDDLPRWVTSGGDVTVRIKGVGSVGGVHRLRVDTSAT from the coding sequence GTGACGCCGTCAGACTTTCACTCGTCGGATCTGCCGCCGACCGCCAACGCGCTGGCGATCAGCACCGACGCCACCGGAGAACTCCTGGTCCCGCTGCTCGCGGCCGACACCGGTCCGGCTCGCGACTGGGCCGAGGCGGCCGAGGCGGACCAGGTCGCTCGTCCCGAGGATCTGGCCGAGGGCGACACCCACCTCAACGTCATGCGGACGTTCTGCTTCGCGGACCTGAGCGGCTTCACCGCCTACACCCGAGAGCACGGCCCTCACGCAGCGGTCCGTCAGCTGGGCGAGTTCCGGCGCGTCACCCGCAACGTCGCCGCGAAGCGAGGGGTGCGGGTGGCGAAGTGGCTCGGCGACGGTGTCATGGTCGTCGGCACCGAACCGGCACCGACGATCGCGCTCGGTGCGCATCTGGTGCACCACTTCTCCGACTCGGCCATTCGGGTCCGGGTCGGCCTCGCCACGGGTATCGCCCTTCTCTTCGAGGGCGACGACTACATCGGCGAGCCCGTCAACCTCGCCGCGAAACTGTGTTCGGCCGCGTCACCCGGCGAAGTGCTCGCCGTCACCGATCCCGACGACCTTCCGAGATGGGTCACGAGCGGGGGCGACGTCACCGTGCGCATCAAGGGCGTCGGCTCCGTGGGTGGCGTCCACCGTCTCCGGGTCGACACCTCCGCAACGTGA
- the lnt gene encoding apolipoprotein N-acyltransferase, giving the protein MNRSRVVNRNRALSALAGLSIAAALPPWGWWPLGLAGLGLWFHLLEGVSGRTRFRRSLAVGAFWAFPSTLWMFDLTPPGWPVAAGVFTVLVALAGWATPSQGPRRSLTFASAVVIAELIRWHVPFGGVPIATLAMVSVDTPWSIAARFLGSAFLVLVTVFIAAGLRDAVVQRRVPWSPIGALCAAVLLGYLGGVGVDTVRTIDVVIVQGGGPQNTRADTCENRRVFERHVRATELIADDEDVDLILWPEDVVHPVDDAIPTPSRCDAPVLRADEALGELRRLAAEKDATIVSGWFEPSDDRTFNQNFSVITTPDGETGDRYDKVRLVPFGEFVPLRSFLENFSDELPGRDVRAGTEPAVLESEFGPLGISISWEIFFDYRARDAMNNGGQILLNPTNGSSYWLTIVQTQQVASSRLRAIENDRWVLQAAPTGFSAVVGADGTVHQRTSVSEQAILRQAVPLREGRTLATIAGPWPMLLVCLTVIGRSRRRVTPRSRA; this is encoded by the coding sequence GTGAACCGCAGCCGTGTCGTGAACCGCAATCGCGCCCTGAGCGCGCTCGCCGGCCTCAGCATCGCGGCAGCGCTCCCACCGTGGGGTTGGTGGCCGCTGGGCCTCGCCGGGCTCGGGCTGTGGTTCCACCTGCTCGAGGGGGTCTCGGGACGGACCCGCTTCCGCCGGTCGCTCGCCGTCGGCGCGTTCTGGGCGTTCCCGTCGACACTGTGGATGTTCGATCTGACGCCTCCCGGCTGGCCCGTGGCCGCCGGCGTGTTCACCGTTCTGGTCGCACTGGCCGGCTGGGCGACACCTTCGCAAGGCCCGAGACGTTCGCTGACCTTCGCGTCGGCCGTCGTGATCGCCGAACTGATCCGCTGGCACGTCCCGTTCGGTGGCGTGCCGATCGCGACGCTGGCCATGGTGTCGGTCGACACCCCGTGGTCCATCGCCGCCCGATTCCTCGGATCGGCCTTCCTCGTCCTCGTCACGGTGTTCATCGCCGCCGGCCTGCGCGACGCCGTGGTCCAGCGGCGCGTGCCGTGGTCCCCGATCGGCGCCCTCTGCGCGGCGGTCCTCCTCGGCTATCTCGGCGGTGTCGGCGTCGACACCGTGCGTACCATCGACGTCGTCATCGTCCAGGGTGGTGGTCCACAGAACACCCGGGCCGACACGTGCGAGAACCGGCGGGTGTTCGAACGCCACGTCCGGGCCACCGAACTCATCGCCGACGACGAGGACGTCGACCTGATCCTGTGGCCCGAGGACGTCGTCCATCCGGTCGACGACGCGATCCCCACGCCCTCGCGCTGCGATGCGCCGGTCTTGCGGGCCGACGAGGCACTGGGTGAGCTCCGCCGGCTCGCGGCGGAGAAGGACGCGACGATCGTCAGCGGGTGGTTCGAACCGTCCGACGACCGGACCTTCAACCAGAACTTCTCGGTGATCACGACGCCCGACGGCGAGACGGGCGACCGCTACGACAAGGTGCGTCTCGTCCCCTTCGGTGAATTCGTCCCGCTCCGCTCGTTCCTCGAGAACTTCAGCGACGAACTCCCGGGTCGCGATGTCCGCGCCGGCACCGAACCGGCCGTGCTCGAGTCCGAGTTCGGCCCACTCGGCATCTCCATCTCGTGGGAGATCTTCTTCGACTACCGGGCCCGCGACGCCATGAACAACGGCGGGCAGATCCTCCTGAACCCCACCAACGGCTCGTCGTACTGGCTCACGATCGTCCAGACCCAGCAGGTCGCGTCGAGTCGTCTGCGAGCCATCGAGAACGACCGCTGGGTCCTCCAGGCAGCGCCCACCGGCTTCTCCGCCGTCGTCGGCGCCGACGGCACGGTGCACCAGCGCACATCCGTGAGCGAGCAGGCGATCCTTCGTCAGGCCGTGCCGCTGCGGGAGGGCCGCACCCTGGCCACCATCGCCGGGCCGTGGCCGATGCTGCTGGTCTGCCTCACCGTCATCGGCCGCAGCCGACGACGGGTCACACCTCGATCGAGAGCGTGA
- the dtd gene encoding D-aminoacyl-tRNA deacylase produces the protein MVRALVQRVSRAKVTVGVDGPDPEITGEIGAGILALVGVTHADTPAQAARLAEKIWNLRIFDDADGVMNHSVADTTGEVLVVSQFTLYGDTRKGRRPGYSDAARPEIAEPLVDAVVAELRSLGAVVATGRFRADMAVELVNDGPITLSIEV, from the coding sequence ATGGTGCGAGCACTGGTGCAACGGGTGAGTCGGGCCAAGGTGACCGTGGGTGTCGACGGTCCCGACCCTGAGATCACCGGCGAGATCGGTGCCGGAATCCTCGCCCTGGTCGGGGTGACCCACGCCGACACCCCCGCCCAGGCCGCCAGGTTGGCAGAAAAGATCTGGAACCTGCGGATCTTCGACGACGCCGACGGCGTCATGAACCACTCGGTCGCCGACACCACCGGCGAGGTGCTGGTGGTCAGCCAGTTCACGCTCTACGGCGACACCCGCAAGGGCCGCCGGCCGGGCTACTCCGACGCGGCGAGGCCCGAGATCGCCGAGCCACTCGTCGACGCCGTCGTGGCCGAATTGCGCTCGCTCGGGGCGGTGGTCGCCACCGGACGCTTCCGCGCCGACATGGCCGTCGAGCTGGTCAACGACGGCCCGATCACGCTCTCGATCGAGGTGTGA
- a CDS encoding glycosyltransferase family 4 protein produces the protein MPFDRDRALRIALLTYRGKPHVGGQGVYVRHLSKALVDLGHHVEVLGGPPYPILDERVPLIELPSLDIWGDPHPMRKPRIWEWKDWTDVAEHVSFSTGNFSEPMAFSLRAWRHLRTRRADFDLIHDNQTLGWGLLKLQQEGWPILETIHHPITVDRRLELEHARTPWEKFGKRRWYSFTKMQTQVGKRMPRVMTVSESSKGDISADHGIDLDKLHVVPVGVDPELFLPVAGVERRPGHLVTTASADVAMKGLKFLLEAVAKLRTERHIELTIIGKRRPDSHASTVMTELGLDDCVHFVSGVPDERIVELYSEAELAVVPSLYEGFSLPAIEAMSCGVPLVATTGGALPEVAGTDGETCFLTEPGNSEALAATIKMALDDPELRAKVGAQGRQRVIDQWSWRHTALKTLDQYWAVLDEHEARGGA, from the coding sequence ATGCCTTTCGACCGAGATCGCGCCCTGCGTATCGCGCTCCTCACCTATCGCGGCAAGCCGCATGTCGGCGGACAGGGCGTCTACGTCCGCCATCTCAGCAAGGCGCTCGTCGATCTCGGGCACCACGTCGAGGTGTTGGGCGGGCCGCCCTACCCCATTCTCGACGAACGTGTCCCCCTGATCGAGCTTCCCAGCCTCGACATCTGGGGCGACCCGCACCCGATGCGCAAGCCCCGCATCTGGGAGTGGAAGGACTGGACCGATGTCGCCGAACACGTCTCGTTCAGCACCGGCAACTTCTCCGAACCGATGGCCTTCAGCCTCCGGGCCTGGCGCCACCTGCGCACTCGCCGCGCCGATTTCGACCTCATCCACGACAACCAGACGCTCGGTTGGGGCCTCCTGAAGCTGCAGCAGGAGGGCTGGCCGATCCTCGAGACGATCCATCACCCGATCACCGTCGATCGCCGGCTCGAGCTCGAGCACGCCCGCACACCGTGGGAGAAGTTCGGCAAGCGTCGCTGGTACTCGTTCACCAAGATGCAGACCCAGGTCGGCAAGCGCATGCCCCGCGTCATGACCGTGTCCGAGTCCTCCAAGGGCGACATCAGCGCCGACCACGGGATCGACCTCGACAAGCTCCACGTCGTGCCCGTGGGCGTCGACCCCGAGCTCTTCCTCCCCGTGGCCGGCGTCGAACGTCGGCCCGGTCACCTCGTCACCACCGCATCGGCCGACGTGGCGATGAAGGGCCTCAAGTTCCTGCTCGAAGCCGTGGCCAAGCTCCGCACCGAGCGCCACATCGAGCTGACGATCATCGGCAAACGCCGACCCGACAGCCATGCGAGCACCGTCATGACCGAACTGGGTCTCGACGACTGTGTCCACTTCGTGTCGGGCGTACCCGACGAACGGATCGTCGAGCTCTACAGCGAGGCCGAACTCGCCGTGGTCCCGTCGCTCTACGAGGGGTTCTCGCTGCCGGCGATCGAGGCGATGTCGTGCGGTGTGCCGCTCGTGGCCACCACCGGCGGGGCCCTGCCCGAGGTCGCCGGCACCGACGGCGAGACCTGTTTCCTCACCGAGCCCGGCAACAGCGAAGCCCTCGCAGCGACGATCAAGATGGCGCTCGACGATCCCGAGCTGCGGGCCAAGGTCGGCGCGCAGGGCCGCCAGCGGGTCATCGACCAGTGGTCGTGGCGCCACACCGCCCTCAAGACGCTCGATCAGTACTGGGCCGTGCTCGACGAGCACGAAGCCCGCGGAGGCGCGTGA
- a CDS encoding class I SAM-dependent methyltransferase produces MLTVDYDKFDLRAGDLLLDLGCGFGRHTYEALVRGADVVSCDMALPELEAIRNTGPILVDDGLFDGSLMRAQVQGDGTRLPYPDETFDKIIASEVLEHVPDDQAAYDEFMRILKPGGTIAVTVPATFPEKICWKLSDEYYAPKAEGGHVRIYTEDEVREKLRGAGLDPVGSHRAHALHSPYWWIRCAVGVNNEIDDNWSVKTYHKLLEWDIVKQPWLTRTAEKVLNPVLGKSLVVYATKSPLRSKRMREDAHAA; encoded by the coding sequence ATGCTGACGGTCGACTACGACAAGTTCGATCTACGCGCCGGGGATCTCCTGCTCGATCTCGGGTGCGGCTTCGGCCGCCACACCTACGAGGCGCTCGTGCGCGGGGCCGACGTGGTCAGCTGCGACATGGCGCTGCCCGAGCTCGAGGCGATCCGCAACACCGGCCCGATCCTGGTCGACGACGGCCTGTTCGACGGCTCGCTGATGCGGGCGCAGGTGCAGGGCGACGGCACCCGACTCCCCTATCCCGACGAGACCTTCGACAAGATCATCGCCTCCGAGGTGCTCGAACACGTCCCCGACGACCAGGCGGCCTACGACGAGTTCATGCGGATCCTCAAGCCGGGCGGCACCATCGCCGTCACCGTGCCCGCAACCTTCCCCGAGAAGATCTGCTGGAAGCTGAGCGACGAGTACTACGCCCCCAAGGCCGAGGGGGGCCATGTCCGCATCTACACCGAAGACGAGGTGCGGGAGAAGCTCCGCGGCGCCGGGCTCGACCCGGTCGGCTCGCATCGTGCCCACGCCCTGCACTCGCCCTACTGGTGGATCCGGTGCGCCGTCGGCGTCAACAACGAGATCGACGACAACTGGTCGGTGAAGACGTACCACAAGCTCCTCGAGTGGGACATCGTGAAACAGCCGTGGTTGACTCGCACGGCAGAGAAGGTTCTCAACCCCGTGCTGGGCAAGAGCCTCGTGGTCTACGCGACGAAATCGCCGTTGCGCTCGAAGCGGATGCGGGAGGACGCACATGCTGCCTGA
- a CDS encoding MFS transporter gives MHQTAATASVSPAVHRRRWAILAVSCLAVFVTLLDGTIVNIALPSLAVDLGASTRELQWIVDAYLLVFTGLLLAAGGLGDRFGRKRSLIVGLVAFGITSVVAGSVGSAGALIVSRALMGIGAAFIFPATLAIIANVFADPKERAAAIGVWAATSGVAVAAGPIVGGWLLEHYWWGSVFYINVPIVVLAVAASVVLVPESRDATAPKLDVGGVLLSIGAISALVFTIIEAPEWGWASGSTIAGFVVAAVALAAFVGWELRVPSPMLPVRIFTNLRFSAASVAVTSAFFALFGFIFLVTQYFQLVRGYGPFEAGVRTIPVALSIATAAVIAPKVVERIGTKRVVTAGLTLMGVGFLWISAVSQATPYLEIVGQMVFLGVGLGLTTAPATESIMGSLPADKAGIGSAVNDTTRELGGTLGVAIIGSVFSSIYVGALRDSEFILQLPDEARHLTEESVGAAGFVAQGLGDGAPAYLGAVNEAFLSGMSVACVVAAFVALSGAAFAARFLPARAESPHGDSAIADSVELGVV, from the coding sequence ATGCATCAGACCGCCGCTACCGCATCCGTGTCCCCCGCCGTCCACCGTCGCCGCTGGGCGATCCTCGCCGTCAGTTGTCTCGCGGTCTTCGTGACCCTGCTCGACGGGACCATCGTCAATATCGCGCTGCCGTCGCTGGCGGTCGACCTCGGTGCGTCCACCCGCGAGCTCCAGTGGATCGTCGATGCCTACCTCCTCGTGTTCACGGGGCTGCTCCTCGCCGCCGGCGGACTGGGCGACCGGTTCGGCCGCAAGCGCTCGCTCATCGTCGGTCTGGTCGCCTTCGGGATCACGTCGGTCGTCGCCGGGTCGGTCGGATCGGCCGGCGCGCTGATCGTGAGCCGGGCCCTCATGGGCATCGGCGCCGCGTTCATCTTCCCGGCCACCCTGGCGATCATCGCCAACGTCTTCGCCGATCCGAAGGAACGGGCGGCGGCCATCGGCGTGTGGGCCGCAACGAGTGGTGTCGCGGTGGCGGCCGGCCCGATCGTGGGCGGATGGCTGCTCGAGCACTACTGGTGGGGATCGGTGTTCTACATCAACGTCCCCATCGTGGTGCTCGCCGTCGCAGCGTCCGTCGTCCTGGTCCCCGAGTCACGTGACGCGACCGCACCGAAGCTCGACGTCGGTGGTGTGCTGCTGTCGATCGGCGCGATCAGCGCGCTCGTCTTCACGATCATCGAGGCCCCGGAGTGGGGATGGGCCAGTGGCTCCACCATCGCCGGGTTCGTCGTCGCCGCGGTCGCCCTCGCCGCCTTCGTCGGTTGGGAACTGAGGGTGCCCTCGCCGATGCTCCCCGTGCGGATTTTCACCAACCTGCGCTTCAGCGCCGCGAGCGTCGCCGTGACGTCGGCCTTCTTCGCCCTCTTCGGGTTCATCTTCCTGGTGACGCAGTACTTCCAGCTCGTGCGCGGATACGGCCCCTTCGAGGCCGGCGTCCGCACGATCCCGGTGGCGCTCTCGATCGCGACGGCGGCGGTGATCGCTCCCAAGGTCGTCGAGCGGATCGGCACCAAGCGGGTCGTCACCGCCGGACTCACCCTCATGGGCGTCGGCTTCCTCTGGATCTCCGCCGTCTCCCAAGCCACGCCCTACCTCGAGATCGTCGGGCAGATGGTGTTCCTCGGTGTTGGGCTCGGCCTGACCACTGCGCCCGCCACCGAGTCGATCATGGGCTCCCTGCCGGCCGACAAGGCGGGCATCGGCTCGGCCGTCAACGACACGACCCGCGAGCTCGGCGGCACCCTCGGGGTGGCCATCATCGGTTCGGTCTTCAGCTCGATCTATGTCGGTGCCCTCCGCGACAGCGAGTTCATCCTGCAGCTGCCCGACGAGGCCCGTCACCTGACCGAGGAGTCGGTCGGCGCCGCCGGATTCGTGGCCCAGGGTCTCGGCGACGGGGCGCCCGCCTACCTGGGCGCGGTCAACGAGGCGTTCCTGTCGGGTATGTCGGTCGCCTGTGTGGTCGCCGCCTTCGTGGCGCTCAGCGGTGCGGCATTCGCCGCTCGCTTCCTCCCCGCCCGGGCGGAGTCGCCCCACGGGGATTCCGCCATCGCCGACTCGGTCGAGCTCGGCGTCGTCTGA
- a CDS encoding TetR/AcrR family transcriptional regulator, which translates to MTEKSYHHGDLAQELRHVAADLIAERGAAGFSLREVARRAGVSHAAPAHHYGDATGLLTAVAIEAFVHLRAAILAAIEGIDDPGDRIVAAGRAYVEVSGSNPGHCAVAFRHDLVHADDPVLQAAGEGAHGLFRSLVQEFADRHNPELDVDTATRLGWAAMQGLTQLYPSMVDIEVRHGAASFPDRGQVAEELGRMIVRGFMPTRASPTDRS; encoded by the coding sequence GTGACCGAGAAGAGCTACCACCACGGCGACCTCGCCCAGGAGCTCCGTCACGTCGCCGCCGACCTGATCGCCGAGCGCGGCGCCGCCGGGTTCTCGCTGCGAGAGGTCGCCCGCCGGGCCGGCGTCTCCCATGCAGCGCCCGCCCACCACTACGGCGACGCCACCGGGCTGCTCACCGCGGTGGCGATCGAAGCGTTCGTGCATCTGCGGGCCGCGATCCTCGCCGCGATCGAGGGCATCGACGATCCCGGCGACCGCATCGTCGCCGCCGGCCGCGCCTATGTCGAGGTCTCCGGGTCGAACCCCGGCCACTGCGCCGTGGCGTTCCGCCACGACCTGGTACACGCCGACGATCCGGTGCTGCAAGCCGCAGGCGAGGGCGCCCACGGACTCTTCCGCTCGCTCGTCCAGGAATTCGCCGACCGCCACAACCCCGAACTCGACGTCGACACCGCAACCCGGCTCGGATGGGCCGCCATGCAGGGCCTCACCCAGCTCTATCCGAGCATGGTCGACATCGAGGTGCGCCACGGCGCGGCATCGTTCCCGGACCGGGGCCAGGTCGCCGAGGAACTCGGCCGCATGATCGTCCGCGGCTTCATGCCGACCCGAGCGTCTCCGACCGACCGGTCGTGA